The Bacteroidales bacterium genome has a window encoding:
- a CDS encoding efflux RND transporter periplasmic adaptor subunit, with amino-acid sequence MKTIKIALLTLIGGAALTACNMQPGATADTAAEAPEIKPRPVRVMELDYQETAITQDITSTVVAFEETYLSPALSGRIRSVKVEVNDHVNKGQLLVEMDRSQLDQTQLQYQQLLTDLARMDTLLRYGSITQQAYDQMKAQVETTELILENLKENTLLRAPYSGVITGKYYNDGELYSPAPNTPAGKAALVSMFQVDPVKLMVNLSESYLPLVREGMKATVTTDVYPGTSFQGTVFRIHPTISAATRNFIVEVKIANKNGKLAPGMFARVSLKLGETEALIVPSIAVMQQAGTNQRYVMLYENGSAKKVNVQIVNRHDDQLEISSPEIQGGEQLIYAGQSQLENGDPVNVVSE; translated from the coding sequence ATGAAAACAATAAAAATTGCCCTGCTCACCCTGATTGGCGGTGCAGCACTTACAGCCTGCAACATGCAGCCAGGAGCCACTGCGGATACAGCAGCCGAAGCCCCTGAAATAAAGCCCCGTCCGGTCAGAGTCATGGAGCTGGACTATCAGGAAACTGCCATCACTCAGGATATTACCTCCACGGTGGTCGCCTTTGAAGAGACCTACCTCTCTCCGGCCCTTTCAGGACGGATCCGCTCTGTGAAGGTGGAGGTAAACGACCATGTGAACAAGGGACAGCTCCTGGTGGAGATGGACCGGAGCCAGCTGGACCAGACGCAACTGCAGTACCAGCAGCTGCTGACCGACCTGGCCCGGATGGACACCCTGTTGCGTTACGGTTCCATCACTCAACAGGCTTATGACCAGATGAAGGCACAGGTGGAAACCACCGAACTGATCCTGGAAAACCTGAAAGAAAACACCCTGCTGAGAGCTCCCTATTCCGGGGTGATTACCGGTAAGTATTACAACGACGGAGAGTTATATTCACCGGCTCCCAATACTCCTGCAGGGAAAGCCGCTCTGGTTTCCATGTTCCAGGTAGATCCGGTGAAGCTTATGGTCAACCTGAGTGAAAGTTATTTACCCCTGGTCAGGGAAGGAATGAAAGCCACGGTGACCACCGATGTCTATCCCGGTACCAGTTTTCAGGGTACGGTGTTCAGGATTCATCCTACCATCAGTGCCGCCACGCGCAACTTTATCGTTGAGGTGAAGATTGCCAACAAAAACGGGAAGCTGGCCCCGGGTATGTTTGCCCGGGTAAGCCTGAAACTGGGTGAGACCGAGGCCCTGATTGTACCTTCCATTGCGGTGATGCAACAGGCCGGGACCAACCAGAGATATGTCATGCTGTATGAAAACGGTAGCGCTAAAAAGGTGAATGTACAGATCGTTAACAGACATGATGATCAACTGGAAATTTCTTCTCCGGAAATCCAGGGTGGAGAGCAGCTGATCTATGCCGGGCAAAGCCAGCTGGAAAACGGCGACCCTGTAAATGTAGTGTCTGAATAA